The Halobacterium sp. CBA1132 genome has a segment encoding these proteins:
- a CDS encoding PstS family phosphate ABC transporter substrate-binding protein gives MAQDSTRLSDLVSRRKFIATAGAAGVATVAGCSSGGDSGGDTSEPTTADTGSDQETTAGEQSNEMDTSVLTGDGSSTVFPITNTGASYWNSNPEAGDGDYWPTSWAEEYGTDMRLADYFASQYGYEPTGERSNPPFRVSIALSHSGTGIEGVMEGRVDIGDSSAPAAAELAGSDPSEETLNNFTDHVVGVDGQPIVVSNEIADAGVESITIEELRAIYRQEITNWSELGGPDRDILALGRAEGSGTDTSFRANVFGDPNAPISPDQRFGQNQQLQQAITQADNAISYIALAFVEPDGGTPPVDLVIDGTTYSYGENLGSQDYPLSRDLHAYTWEGTSRKEAAFINFLLSDFGQETFVQANNYFALPDDRLQTQREKVAPSNYE, from the coding sequence ATGGCGCAGGATTCGACGCGTCTGTCCGACCTCGTATCGCGGCGGAAATTCATCGCGACTGCCGGCGCAGCGGGCGTCGCAACGGTCGCCGGCTGTTCGAGCGGAGGCGACAGCGGAGGCGACACCAGCGAGCCGACCACTGCGGACACCGGAAGCGACCAGGAGACCACCGCCGGCGAACAGTCCAACGAGATGGACACCAGCGTCCTGACCGGCGACGGCTCCTCGACGGTGTTCCCCATCACGAACACCGGCGCGAGCTACTGGAACTCCAACCCCGAGGCCGGCGACGGCGACTACTGGCCGACCTCGTGGGCCGAGGAGTACGGCACCGACATGCGCCTCGCGGACTACTTCGCCAGCCAGTACGGCTACGAGCCGACCGGCGAGCGCTCGAACCCGCCGTTCCGCGTGAGCATCGCGCTCAGCCACTCCGGCACCGGCATCGAGGGCGTCATGGAGGGTCGCGTCGACATCGGTGACTCCAGCGCGCCTGCCGCGGCCGAGCTCGCCGGCAGCGACCCCTCCGAAGAGACGCTGAACAACTTCACGGACCACGTCGTCGGCGTCGACGGCCAGCCCATCGTCGTCAGCAACGAAATCGCCGACGCCGGCGTCGAGAGCATCACCATCGAGGAGCTCCGGGCCATCTACCGCCAAGAGATTACGAACTGGTCGGAGCTCGGCGGCCCGGACCGCGACATCCTCGCGCTCGGCCGCGCCGAGGGCTCCGGGACCGACACCTCGTTCCGGGCGAACGTCTTCGGCGACCCGAACGCCCCCATCAGTCCGGACCAGCGCTTCGGCCAGAACCAGCAGCTCCAGCAAGCGATTACGCAGGCCGACAACGCCATCTCGTACATCGCGCTGGCGTTCGTCGAGCCCGACGGCGGGACGCCGCCCGTCGACCTCGTCATCGACGGCACGACGTACTCCTACGGCGAGAATCTCGGTTCCCAAGACTACCCGCTCTCCCGCGACCTCCACGCCTACACCTGGGAGGGGACCTCGCGGAAGGAAGCGGCGTTCATCAACTTCCTGCTGAGCGACTTCGGCCAGGAGACGTTCGTCCAGGCGAACAACTACTTCGCGCTCCCCGACGACCGGCTGCAGACCCAGCGCGAGAAGGTCGCGCCGTCGAACTACGAGTAA
- the pstC gene encoding phosphate ABC transporter permease subunit PstC yields MTQLLGWTRELPTRLRASVIRRVEATRQWAYNYRSRTADGAIAMHALVFGSVLATFLLFFAGSAWTVLPVLAFLASMGVGWYRYQAEAAKALTFLTTVATVSILTLIVAFLVIESLPIVRAMGVDVFTQVRNPAMETPKLGQGLWGRNDVWSLTPMMVGTAVTTVIATLVAAPVGIAGAVFVSEIAPRRIREVVKPGIELMAGIPSITYGFIGLTIVNQYFYAKFRTPTIGTYFAAGLMIGIMALPTVVTVAEDALNAVPESIKSGALAMGSTPWQTTKSVTIPAGLSGVSAGVLLGVGRAMGETMAATVMLSHTKGFPSPVFDVFSSYGETLTTVIAFEGGNASGLHMSALFAGGVVLFVMVMLLSVGSQYVEWRMHQKLGGER; encoded by the coding sequence ATGACTCAGTTACTCGGATGGACGCGGGAGCTGCCCACGCGGCTCCGCGCGTCCGTGATTCGGCGCGTCGAAGCGACCAGACAGTGGGCGTACAACTACCGGTCCAGAACGGCGGACGGCGCCATCGCGATGCACGCGCTCGTGTTCGGGTCCGTGCTCGCGACGTTTCTGTTGTTCTTCGCCGGCTCGGCGTGGACCGTCCTCCCCGTTCTCGCCTTCCTCGCCAGCATGGGCGTCGGCTGGTATCGCTACCAGGCCGAGGCCGCGAAGGCGCTGACGTTCCTGACGACCGTCGCGACGGTGTCGATTCTGACGCTCATCGTCGCATTCCTCGTGATCGAGTCGCTGCCCATCGTCCGCGCCATGGGCGTGGACGTGTTCACGCAGGTCCGCAATCCGGCGATGGAAACCCCGAAACTCGGGCAGGGACTGTGGGGTCGAAACGATGTCTGGTCGCTCACGCCGATGATGGTCGGGACCGCAGTGACGACGGTCATCGCGACGCTCGTCGCCGCCCCCGTCGGCATCGCAGGCGCAGTGTTCGTCAGCGAAATCGCCCCCCGGCGCATCCGCGAAGTGGTCAAACCCGGCATCGAACTGATGGCCGGCATCCCCTCGATTACGTACGGGTTCATCGGCCTCACCATCGTCAACCAGTACTTCTACGCGAAGTTCCGCACGCCCACCATCGGGACGTACTTCGCGGCCGGCCTGATGATCGGCATCATGGCGCTCCCGACGGTCGTCACCGTCGCCGAGGACGCGCTCAACGCCGTCCCGGAGTCCATCAAGAGCGGCGCGCTCGCGATGGGGTCGACCCCGTGGCAGACCACCAAGAGCGTCACCATCCCCGCCGGGCTCTCCGGCGTCTCGGCGGGCGTCCTGCTCGGCGTCGGCCGCGCGATGGGCGAGACGATGGCCGCGACCGTGATGCTCTCGCACACGAAGGGGTTCCCGTCGCCGGTCTTCGACGTGTTCTCGAGCTACGGCGAGACGCTCACGACGGTTATCGCCTTCGAGGGCGGGAACGCCAGCGGCCTCCACATGAGCGCGCTGTTCGCGGGCGGCGTCGTGCTGTTCGTGATGGTGATGCTGCTCAGCGTCGGCTCCCAGTACGTCGAGTGGCGGATGCACCAGAAGCTCGGAGGTGAACGCTGA
- the pstA gene encoding phosphate ABC transporter permease PstA → MSSVTRNRLVAGDSTTSVLVARGVLAVSALAFLASWLVVFQWVDETALVAGVSVLKLLGAALVAAGVGLTVVGVGSRLEYFESTPSASAGLPVGFVFGVLWAILGGLIATRLFGNAAAVWLPVAAVFGVAGLLASVLPREDVGSTVPVAAILALLGGYVAVGGVNAGWTWSPSWSSAVFPGSELVPLLVVFGALLSAWSAAKAGEGFGAEGRQAGAYYLVGSVVFAMLGVLALLLAFIVKNGLETMLTGTSLVGGHLTVPLLGFDVPWPEFPFLMNQTGGLFVEVPGVLPAVMGTLWLVFGAVLFTVPLGIGAAVFLTEYAERGRFTQVVEVATNGLWSTPSIVFGLFGLAFLVPRISGGNSIFVGQLVLGFMLLPLVLITSREAILAVPDEHRDASAALGVTKWETIRSVVLPAAMPGTITGVILGVGRIAGETAPLLLVFGGSPYPSSYPNVLGSFRFSAQPPFVTNDALLSPASALPYQLYSTITAGVFPKEIFTNTEFGWGTALVLLGVVVGLYAVGVASRLYFRRKLHYE, encoded by the coding sequence ATGAGCAGCGTCACGCGCAACCGCCTCGTCGCCGGCGACTCGACGACCAGCGTTCTCGTTGCCCGCGGCGTCCTCGCCGTGTCCGCGCTGGCGTTTCTCGCGTCGTGGCTGGTCGTCTTCCAGTGGGTCGACGAGACCGCGCTCGTCGCCGGCGTCTCCGTTCTGAAGCTCCTCGGTGCCGCCCTCGTCGCAGCCGGCGTCGGCCTCACTGTCGTCGGTGTCGGCTCCCGACTCGAATACTTCGAGAGCACGCCGTCCGCGAGCGCCGGCCTCCCGGTCGGCTTCGTGTTCGGGGTGCTGTGGGCAATCCTCGGCGGCCTAATCGCCACGCGGCTGTTCGGGAACGCCGCCGCGGTGTGGCTCCCCGTCGCCGCCGTGTTCGGCGTCGCCGGCCTGCTCGCGTCGGTGCTCCCCCGCGAGGACGTCGGCTCCACCGTTCCGGTCGCCGCGATTCTCGCGCTGCTCGGCGGCTACGTCGCGGTCGGCGGTGTCAACGCCGGGTGGACGTGGTCGCCGTCGTGGTCGTCGGCCGTGTTCCCCGGGAGCGAACTCGTGCCGCTGCTCGTCGTCTTCGGCGCGCTGTTGAGCGCGTGGAGCGCCGCGAAAGCCGGTGAGGGCTTCGGCGCGGAGGGCCGGCAGGCGGGCGCGTACTACCTCGTCGGCTCGGTCGTCTTCGCGATGCTCGGCGTGCTCGCGCTCCTGCTCGCGTTCATCGTCAAGAACGGCCTCGAAACCATGCTCACGGGGACGAGCCTCGTGGGCGGCCACCTCACGGTCCCGCTGCTCGGCTTCGACGTGCCGTGGCCGGAGTTCCCGTTCCTGATGAACCAGACCGGCGGCCTCTTCGTCGAAGTGCCGGGCGTCCTCCCCGCCGTGATGGGGACGCTGTGGCTCGTGTTCGGCGCCGTCCTGTTCACCGTGCCGCTCGGCATCGGCGCCGCCGTCTTCCTCACCGAGTACGCCGAACGCGGCCGCTTCACGCAAGTCGTCGAAGTCGCCACCAACGGCCTCTGGAGCACCCCGAGCATCGTCTTCGGGCTGTTCGGACTGGCGTTCCTCGTCCCCCGCATCAGCGGCGGGAACTCCATCTTCGTCGGGCAACTCGTGCTCGGCTTCATGCTGCTGCCGCTCGTGCTCATCACGAGCCGCGAAGCCATCCTCGCGGTCCCCGACGAACACCGCGACGCCAGCGCCGCGCTCGGCGTGACGAAGTGGGAAACCATCCGCAGCGTCGTGCTCCCCGCCGCGATGCCCGGAACCATCACGGGCGTCATCCTCGGCGTCGGCCGCATCGCCGGCGAGACCGCGCCCCTGCTGTTGGTGTTCGGCGGGTCGCCGTACCCCAGCAGCTACCCGAACGTCCTCGGGAGCTTCCGGTTCAGCGCTCAGCCGCCGTTCGTCACCAACGACGCGCTGCTGTCCCCGGCGAGTGCGCTCCCCTACCAACTGTACTCGACGATTACGGCGGGCGTGTTCCCCAAGGAGATATTCACGAACACCGAGTTCGGCTGGGGGACCGCGCTCGTTCTGCTGGGCGTCGTCGTCGGCCTCTACGCCGTCGGCGTCGCCAGCCGCCTCTACTTCCGGAGAAAGCTACACTATGAGTGA
- the pstB gene encoding phosphate ABC transporter ATP-binding protein PstB — translation MSETEAVHEPSEPAQQQTTTGESDEQVRDAWTDYDFAGDAKLTVDDLDVYYGDEQALQSVSLDIPAESVTALIGPSGCGKSTFLRCLNRMNDRVDSARIDGSVKLDGEEIYTDGVNLVELRKRVGMVFQEPNPFPKSIRDNISYGPRKHGDLDTGLLARLLGHDDHQQEADLVERALKRAALWEEVEDRLDDNALGLSGGQQQRLCIARCLAVDPDVILMDEPASALDPIATAKIEDLVEELAEDYTVVVVTHNMQQAARISDQTAVFLTGGELVEYGDTDQIFENPESQRVEDYITGKFG, via the coding sequence ATGAGTGAAACCGAAGCAGTCCACGAACCCAGCGAGCCAGCACAGCAACAGACGACCACCGGCGAGAGCGACGAACAGGTCCGCGACGCGTGGACCGACTACGACTTCGCCGGCGACGCGAAACTCACAGTCGACGACCTCGACGTCTACTACGGCGACGAACAGGCCCTCCAGAGCGTCTCCCTCGACATCCCCGCCGAGAGCGTCACCGCGCTCATCGGTCCCTCCGGCTGCGGGAAGTCCACGTTCCTGCGGTGCCTGAACCGCATGAACGACCGCGTCGACAGCGCCCGCATCGACGGCTCCGTGAAACTCGACGGCGAGGAAATCTACACCGACGGCGTCAACCTCGTCGAACTCCGCAAGCGCGTCGGCATGGTGTTCCAAGAGCCCAACCCCTTCCCGAAGTCCATCCGGGATAACATCTCCTACGGCCCCCGCAAGCACGGCGACCTCGACACCGGTCTGCTCGCGCGACTGCTCGGCCACGACGACCACCAACAGGAAGCCGATCTCGTCGAGCGCGCGCTCAAACGCGCGGCGCTGTGGGAGGAAGTCGAGGACCGCCTCGACGACAACGCGCTCGGCCTCTCGGGCGGCCAACAGCAGCGCCTCTGCATCGCGCGGTGTCTCGCCGTCGACCCCGACGTCATCCTGATGGACGAACCCGCTTCGGCCCTCGACCCAATCGCCACCGCGAAAATCGAAGACCTCGTCGAGGAACTCGCCGAGGACTACACCGTCGTCGTCGTCACGCACAACATGCAACAGGCCGCCCGCATCAGCGACCAGACCGCGGTCTTCCTCACGGGCGGGGAACTCGTGGAGTACGGCGACACCGACCAGATATTCGAGAACCCCGAGAGCCAGCGCGTCGAGGACTACATCACCGGAAAGTTCGGGTGA
- the phoU gene encoding phosphate signaling complex protein PhoU, whose protein sequence is MPREEFQQSLDDLRAGVREMGDLVLGRLDDSLDALERGDDDLARAVIQGDDEVNERYLALESECIDLFALQQPVAGDLRFVAASFKILTDLERVGDLATNFGRYALATDDTRLVDVDVVDVGRDARSLVSDALDAYATEDADACYDIAARDDEVDALCQAASERVVRDLIEREAGDDPWRTEALMDDVSRLLLTIRDVERVADHAVNVAARTLYAVESDPELVY, encoded by the coding sequence GTGCCACGCGAGGAGTTCCAGCAGTCCCTCGACGACCTCCGTGCCGGCGTCCGCGAGATGGGCGACCTCGTGTTGGGTCGCCTCGACGACAGCCTCGACGCCCTCGAACGAGGTGACGACGACCTCGCGCGCGCCGTCATCCAGGGTGACGACGAGGTCAACGAACGCTACCTCGCGCTGGAGAGCGAGTGCATCGACCTGTTCGCGCTCCAGCAGCCCGTCGCCGGCGACCTCCGGTTCGTCGCCGCGTCGTTCAAGATTCTCACCGACCTCGAACGCGTCGGCGACCTCGCGACGAACTTCGGCCGGTACGCGCTCGCCACCGACGACACCCGACTCGTCGACGTGGACGTCGTCGACGTCGGCCGGGACGCCCGCTCTCTCGTTTCGGACGCCCTCGACGCGTACGCCACCGAGGACGCCGACGCCTGCTACGACATCGCCGCCCGCGACGACGAGGTCGACGCGCTCTGTCAGGCCGCAAGCGAGCGCGTCGTCCGCGACCTCATCGAGCGCGAAGCCGGCGACGACCCCTGGCGGACCGAAGCGCTGATGGACGACGTCTCCCGGCTACTGTTGACGATTCGCGACGTCGAACGCGTCGCCGACCACGCCGTCAACGTCGCGGCGCGCACGCTGTACGCCGTCGAGAGCGACCCGGAACTCGTCTACTGA
- the secY gene encoding preprotein translocase subunit SecY, which translates to MGWKETAAPVLTRMPAVQRPEGHVPFRRKMYWTAGVLVLYFFLTNVTLWGLDTGASQDLFGQFRSLLAGGQGTVLQLGIGPIVTGSIVLQLLGGANLLGLDTNDPRDQAIYQGLQKMLVIVMIFLTGIPMVFFGNFLQPSAALAQSLGVGELGVQLLLFAQIATGGILLLFMDEVISKWGVGSGIGLFIVAGVSQSLVGGLIFWEGQFPNQGLIPNWISLALGNVSGIPPILSMDGISYLLIQGGILGLFTTLLIYVTVVYAESVRVEIPLSHARVKGARGRFPVKLIYASVLPMILVRALQANIQFIGQILNSTVGIPSWLGVYNDGGTAISGIFYYLSPIYSRESWMWWLGSTPATIEPWQIMIRIGVDLTFMIVGGAVFAIFWVETTDMGPKATAKQIQNSGMQIPGFRKNLGVIEKVLERYIPQVTVLGGALVGLLAVMANMLGTIGNISGTGLLLTISITYKLYEEIAEEQMMEMHPMMREMFGGGD; encoded by the coding sequence ATGGGATGGAAGGAGACTGCCGCACCGGTCCTCACGCGGATGCCCGCAGTGCAGCGTCCGGAAGGACACGTGCCGTTCCGCCGGAAGATGTACTGGACGGCCGGCGTGCTCGTCCTGTACTTCTTCCTGACGAACGTCACGCTCTGGGGGCTCGACACCGGCGCGAGCCAGGACCTCTTCGGACAGTTCCGGAGCCTGCTCGCCGGTGGTCAGGGTACAGTGCTGCAACTCGGCATCGGTCCCATCGTCACCGGGAGCATCGTCTTGCAGCTGCTCGGTGGCGCGAACCTGCTGGGTCTGGACACTAACGACCCCCGCGATCAGGCGATCTATCAGGGTCTCCAGAAGATGCTGGTGATCGTGATGATCTTCCTGACGGGCATCCCGATGGTGTTCTTCGGGAACTTCCTCCAGCCTAGCGCGGCGCTCGCGCAGTCGCTCGGCGTCGGGGAGCTGGGCGTGCAGCTGCTGTTGTTCGCCCAGATTGCCACCGGTGGCATTCTCCTGCTGTTCATGGACGAGGTCATCTCGAAGTGGGGCGTCGGCTCCGGTATCGGCCTGTTCATCGTGGCGGGCGTGAGCCAGAGCCTCGTCGGCGGGCTGATCTTCTGGGAGGGACAGTTCCCGAACCAGGGACTCATCCCGAACTGGATCTCGCTGGCGCTGGGTAACGTCTCGGGCATCCCGCCGATACTCTCGATGGACGGGATCTCGTACCTGCTCATCCAGGGCGGCATCCTCGGATTGTTCACGACGCTGCTCATCTACGTCACCGTCGTGTACGCCGAGAGCGTTCGCGTCGAGATTCCGTTGAGCCACGCACGCGTGAAGGGCGCGCGCGGTCGGTTCCCCGTGAAGCTCATCTACGCGAGCGTCCTGCCGATGATCCTCGTTCGCGCGCTGCAGGCGAACATCCAGTTCATCGGGCAGATTCTGAACTCGACGGTCGGCATTCCGTCGTGGCTCGGAGTCTACAACGATGGCGGCACCGCTATCAGCGGGATATTCTACTACCTCTCGCCGATATACAGCCGCGAGAGCTGGATGTGGTGGCTCGGCAGTACGCCGGCGACCATCGAGCCGTGGCAGATCATGATTCGCATCGGTGTCGACCTGACGTTCATGATCGTCGGCGGCGCCGTCTTCGCCATCTTCTGGGTGGAGACGACGGATATGGGACCGAAGGCCACCGCGAAACAGATTCAGAACTCGGGGATGCAGATTCCCGGGTTCCGGAAGAACCTCGGGGTCATCGAGAAGGTCCTCGAGCGGTACATCCCGCAGGTCACCGTGCTCGGCGGCGCGCTCGTCGGGCTGCTGGCGGTGATGGCGAACATGCTCGGAACTATCGGGAACATCAGCGGGACGGGCCTGCTGCTGACAATCTCTATCACGTACAAGCTCTACGAGGAGATTGCCGAAGAGCAGATGATGGAGATGCACCCGATGATGCGGGAGATGTTCGGCGGCGGCGACTGA
- a CDS encoding uL15m family ribosomal protein, translating into MTSKKRRQRGSRTHGGGTHKNRRGAGNRGGRGRAGRKKHEQHNYEDVGKSGFKRPEKTDRDVREVSVQKLDEDIALFAEDGVAEETEYGYRIDARDVAEDGWEADVVKVLGGGQVHEQLEVTADAFSAGAVDLIESEGGDAVVSERGTEDSEE; encoded by the coding sequence ATGACGAGCAAGAAACGACGACAACGCGGCTCCCGCACGCACGGCGGCGGCACACACAAGAACCGGCGCGGCGCCGGTAACCGCGGTGGCCGCGGTCGCGCGGGCCGCAAGAAGCACGAGCAACACAACTACGAAGACGTCGGCAAGTCCGGCTTCAAGCGCCCGGAGAAGACCGACCGCGACGTCCGCGAGGTGTCCGTCCAGAAGCTCGACGAGGACATCGCGTTGTTCGCCGAAGATGGGGTCGCCGAGGAGACGGAGTACGGCTACCGCATCGACGCCCGTGACGTCGCCGAGGACGGCTGGGAGGCCGACGTGGTGAAGGTGCTCGGTGGCGGACAGGTCCACGAACAGCTCGAAGTGACGGCGGACGCGTTCTCCGCGGGCGCCGTCGACCTCATCGAGAGCGAGGGCGGCGACGCCGTCGTCTCCGAGCGCGGCACCGAGGACAGCGAGGAGTAA
- the rpmD gene encoding 50S ribosomal protein L30, whose amino-acid sequence MQAVVQLRGEVNISEDVVDTFEMLNIHSVNHCALVPETDAYDGMVAKVNDFVAFGEPSRDVLADLIEARGEPETGSADVDDEWVAENTDYDDVDDLAGALLDEETTLRESGLAPALRLHPPRGGHDGIKKPVSDGGQLGKHTTEEIDDLLTDMH is encoded by the coding sequence ATGCAGGCAGTCGTCCAACTGCGCGGCGAGGTCAACATCAGCGAGGACGTCGTGGACACGTTCGAGATGCTGAACATCCACAGCGTCAACCACTGCGCGCTCGTCCCCGAGACGGACGCCTACGACGGGATGGTCGCGAAGGTCAACGACTTCGTCGCGTTCGGGGAACCGAGCCGCGACGTGCTCGCGGACCTCATCGAAGCCCGCGGCGAGCCCGAGACGGGTTCGGCGGACGTCGACGACGAGTGGGTCGCCGAGAACACCGACTACGACGACGTCGACGACCTCGCGGGCGCGCTCCTCGACGAGGAGACGACGCTCCGCGAGTCCGGACTGGCGCCCGCGCTGCGCCTGCACCCGCCGCGTGGCGGCCACGACGGCATCAAGAAGCCGGTCAGCGACGGCGGCCAGCTCGGCAAACACACCACCGAGGAGATCGACGACCTCCTCACCGACATGCACTAA
- a CDS encoding 30S ribosomal protein S5 yields the protein MSYNDTWEPKTRLGRLVKDGDIDSMSDALDSGLPLKEPEIVDNLLPGLDDEVLDINMVQRMTDSGRRVKFRCVVVVGNRDGYVGYAEGRDDQVGGAIQKAIEVAKLNIIDVSRGCGSWECGCGRPHTVALKTTGQAGSVEVELIPAPRGLGLAGGETVRHVLELAGIEDVWTRSSGKTRTTVNFAKATFNALRKTAEARVPQHAHEQREVIE from the coding sequence ATGAGCTACAACGACACCTGGGAACCGAAGACACGCCTGGGTCGCCTCGTCAAGGACGGCGACATCGATTCGATGTCCGACGCCCTCGACAGCGGACTCCCGCTCAAGGAGCCGGAGATCGTCGACAACCTGCTGCCGGGACTCGACGACGAAGTGCTGGACATCAACATGGTCCAGCGCATGACCGACTCCGGTCGACGCGTGAAGTTCCGCTGCGTGGTCGTCGTCGGTAACCGCGACGGCTACGTCGGCTACGCGGAGGGCCGCGACGACCAGGTCGGCGGCGCCATCCAGAAGGCGATCGAGGTCGCGAAACTGAACATCATCGACGTCTCCCGCGGCTGTGGGTCTTGGGAGTGTGGCTGTGGGCGCCCCCACACCGTCGCGCTCAAGACGACCGGACAGGCCGGGAGCGTCGAGGTCGAACTGATTCCCGCGCCGCGTGGCCTCGGCCTCGCGGGCGGCGAGACCGTGCGCCACGTCCTCGAGCTCGCAGGCATCGAGGACGTGTGGACGCGCTCCTCGGGGAAGACCCGGACGACCGTGAACTTCGCGAAGGCGACGTTCAACGCGCTCCGGAAGACCGCGGAAGCCCGCGTCCCCCAGCACGCCCACGAGCAGCGTGAGGTGATCGAGTGA
- a CDS encoding 50S ribosomal protein L18, with translation MATGPRYKVPMRRRREVRTDYHQRLRLLKSGKPRLVARKSNKHVTAQLVVTGPDGDETIASAHSSDLAEYGWEAPTGNLPAAYLTGLLAGVRAKDSDADEAVLDIGLNTATPGSKVFAIQEGAIDAGLDVPHNDSVLADWSRTRGEHIAEYAESLDEPLYGGEFDATELPEHFDEVREAILEDNE, from the coding sequence ATGGCGACAGGACCACGATATAAGGTGCCGATGCGGCGCCGCCGCGAGGTCCGGACCGACTACCATCAGAGGTTGCGCCTCCTGAAGTCAGGGAAACCTCGGCTCGTTGCTCGGAAGAGCAACAAGCACGTCACGGCGCAGCTGGTCGTTACCGGCCCCGACGGCGACGAAACAATCGCGAGCGCACACTCCAGCGACCTCGCCGAGTACGGCTGGGAGGCTCCCACGGGGAACCTGCCGGCAGCGTACCTGACGGGGCTGCTCGCCGGAGTTCGCGCAAAGGACTCGGACGCTGACGAGGCCGTCCTCGACATCGGCCTCAACACCGCGACGCCGGGTTCGAAGGTGTTCGCAATCCAAGAGGGCGCGATCGACGCCGGCCTCGACGTCCCGCACAACGACTCGGTCCTCGCGGACTGGTCGCGGACGCGCGGCGAACACATCGCGGAGTACGCCGAGTCTCTCGACGAGCCGCTGTACGGCGGCGAGTTCGACGCAACGGAGCTTCCCGAGCACTTCGACGAAGTGCGGGAGGCCATCTTGGAGGACAACGAATGA
- a CDS encoding 50S ribosomal protein L19e, translated as MSDLSAQKRLAADVLDVGKNRVWFDPEAQAEIADAITREDIRELVDEGTIAAEEKSGNSRGRARERDEKKAYGHQKGPGSRKGKSGARQNDKESYMGRIRAQRRTLRELRDEGSITQSQYRKLYNMANGGEFDSVRRLQNYVEEHYGDS; from the coding sequence ATGAGCGACCTGAGCGCACAGAAGCGGCTCGCGGCCGACGTCCTCGACGTCGGGAAGAACCGCGTCTGGTTCGACCCCGAAGCGCAGGCGGAAATCGCGGACGCGATTACCCGCGAGGACATCCGCGAGCTCGTCGACGAAGGGACGATTGCGGCAGAGGAAAAGAGCGGAAATTCGCGCGGTCGCGCACGAGAGCGCGACGAGAAGAAGGCCTACGGCCACCAGAAGGGCCCCGGTTCCCGCAAGGGGAAGTCGGGCGCTCGGCAGAACGACAAGGAGTCGTACATGGGTCGGATTCGCGCGCAGCGGCGGACGCTCCGGGAACTCCGTGACGAAGGGTCCATCACCCAGAGTCAGTACCGGAAACTGTACAACATGGCCAACGGTGGCGAGTTCGACAGTGTCCGACGCCTCCAGAACTACGTCGAAGAACACTACGGTGATAGCTAA
- a CDS encoding 50S ribosomal protein L32e, with protein sequence MAEEETDTPETLEDISGVGPSKAEALREAGYESVEDMRAASQSELADVSGIGNALAARIKADVGGLEVEAETEAEVEEAEPEEEAAEEEVETELRPRGLTEKTPDLSDNEQRLLNKRRREGKPQFNRQDYHKKKRTPSSWRRPKGTLSKQRRGVKGKGDKVEAGFRTPEAIRGKHPSGFEEVRVHNADDLDQIDPDTEAARIASKVGARKRERIEEQAEEAGIRVLNPTYVEVEVDQ encoded by the coding sequence ATGGCAGAAGAAGAAACTGACACGCCAGAGACGCTGGAGGACATCTCGGGCGTCGGTCCCTCGAAGGCAGAAGCGCTCCGCGAGGCCGGCTACGAGTCCGTCGAGGACATGCGGGCAGCCAGCCAGAGCGAACTCGCGGACGTCTCCGGCATCGGCAACGCGCTCGCAGCGCGCATCAAAGCCGACGTCGGCGGTCTAGAAGTCGAAGCGGAGACCGAAGCCGAAGTCGAGGAAGCCGAACCCGAAGAGGAAGCAGCCGAGGAGGAAGTGGAGACGGAGCTCCGTCCCCGCGGCCTCACCGAGAAGACGCCGGACCTCAGCGACAACGAGCAGCGCTTGCTGAACAAGCGCCGTCGCGAGGGCAAACCGCAGTTCAACCGGCAGGACTACCACAAGAAGAAGCGCACGCCGTCGTCGTGGCGCCGCCCGAAGGGCACGCTGTCCAAGCAGCGCCGCGGCGTGAAGGGCAAGGGTGACAAAGTCGAGGCTGGCTTCCGGACGCCGGAAGCAATCCGCGGCAAGCACCCCAGCGGCTTCGAGGAAGTTCGCGTGCACAACGCGGACGACCTCGACCAGATCGACCCGGACACGGAGGCAGCCCGCATCGCCTCGAAGGTTGGCGCACGCAAGCGCGAACGCATCGAGGAGCAGGCCGAAGAGGCGGGCATCCGCGTCCTGAATCCGACCTACGTCGAAGTGGAGGTTGACCAATGA